A window of the Pseudomonas fluorescens genome harbors these coding sequences:
- the zur gene encoding zinc uptake transcriptional repressor Zur, which translates to MPITPIASRPHDHSHCVHSALSEADALCAQKGLRLTALRRRVLELVWQSHKPLGAYDILAVLSEQDGRRAAPPTVYRALDFLLENGLVHRISSLNAFVGCVHPKHSHQGQFLICRECHAAIELEQKTISDAIVHSARDVGFIVEAQTVEVVGLCSGCRGA; encoded by the coding sequence ATGCCTATTACACCGATTGCCAGCCGTCCCCACGACCACTCGCACTGCGTTCACAGCGCGCTGTCCGAGGCCGATGCCCTGTGTGCACAGAAGGGCCTGCGCCTGACCGCGTTGCGCCGGCGCGTGCTGGAACTGGTCTGGCAGAGCCACAAGCCGCTGGGTGCCTACGACATTCTGGCGGTGCTCAGCGAGCAGGACGGCCGTCGCGCTGCGCCGCCGACCGTGTACCGGGCGCTGGATTTCCTGCTGGAAAACGGCCTGGTGCACCGCATCTCCTCGCTCAACGCCTTCGTCGGCTGCGTTCACCCGAAACATTCGCACCAGGGCCAGTTCCTGATCTGCCGCGAATGCCACGCCGCCATCGAACTTGAGCAAAAAACCATCAGCGACGCCATCGTCCACAGCGCCAGGGATGTCGGCTTCATCGTCGAGGCCCAGACCGTCGAAGTGGTCGGCCTCTGCTCCGGTTGCCGGGGGGCTTGA